The nucleotide window GGATCAGTCCACCCTGGCCGTAGCGGCCATTGGAGTTAAAACCATACCCGACCACCCGGCGTCCGTCGCGGATCTCATCGGTCACCACCGCCACCAGGCTGGTGGTCATTTTGGAAAAATCGATGTAGGCATTGCGGATGGGCGACGCAATGGGCTGGGTAATTTCTACTACGTCAGTAATGCGCATGGTCTTCTCCAGACTTCAGAAATAAATGATTGATGGGATGATTTTGACGCCGGGACGTCCGTTAAAGCAGATTTTGGGGATTTTTGTTGCTGAACGATCTCCCTGGCTTTCGCCACGTCAAAAGTGTTGTCCCATTTTGCGATCGCCAGCGTGGCGACAGTGTTACCAATCAGATTCACTACGGCACGGGCCTCGTTCATAAAACGGTCCACGCCCAGTAACAGCACCAGGCCTGCAACCGGCACGGTGCCGATAGAGGAGAGCGTTGCGGCAAGTGCTACAAATCCCGCGCCCGCAACGCCTGCCGATCCTTTGGAGGTCAGCAGCAGCACACCAAGCAGCACAAGTTGCTGCATCCACGAAAGATCGGTATTGGTAGCCTGGGCGACAAACAGCGCCGCCATCGTCAGATAGATGCTGGTCCCGTCGGCATTGAAGGTATAGCCCGTCGGCAGCACCATGCCTACTGTGGCTTTCTCCACGCCCGCCTCTTCCAGCTTCATCATGATGCGCGGCAGCACTGCTTCGGTTGAGCAGGTGCCCAGCGTAACGAAGATCTCATCCTTGATGTAACGCAGCAGAGGCAGCAGTGGAAAGCCCACCCAGGACGCTATCGCGCCCAGTACTACCACCACAAAAATAAAGGAGGTGATGTAGACGGCCAGCATCAGATAGCCAAAGGAGAGCAGCGTGGCGACGCCGTATTTGCCAATAGTAAAGGCGATCCCTGCACCGGCTCCGAGCGGAGCCAGCCGCATTATCAGATTGATCATTCTGAACAGACCCTGCAGCCCCCGGTCGATAAAGTCGATCACCGGTTTGCCACGCTCACCGGTTTGCAGCATAGCAATGCCGAACAGCACGGAAATCAGGATCACCTGCAACATGTTACCTTTCACGAAGGCGTCGCCCAG belongs to Erwinia pyri and includes:
- the dctA gene encoding C4-dicarboxylate transporter DctA, yielding MQSPSRFSLLKQLYVQVLIAIVIGGLFGYFFPAMGTQLQPIAEAFIKLIKMMLAPIIFCTVVVGIAKMGDIKKVGKTGAKALIYFEVVSTLALLIGLVVVNVLKPGAGMNIDASHIDASAISSYVHKAESGGGIIDFIMGIIPATLGDAFVKGNMLQVILISVLFGIAMLQTGERGKPVIDFIDRGLQGLFRMINLIMRLAPLGAGAGIAFTIGKYGVATLLSFGYLMLAVYITSFIFVVVVLGAIASWVGFPLLPLLRYIKDEIFVTLGTCSTEAVLPRIMMKLEEAGVEKATVGMVLPTGYTFNADGTSIYLTMAALFVAQATNTDLSWMQQLVLLGVLLLTSKGSAGVAGAGFVALAATLSSIGTVPVAGLVLLLGVDRFMNEARAVVNLIGNTVATLAIAKWDNTFDVAKAREIVQQQKSPKSALTDVPASKSSHQSFISEVWRRPCALLT